The Argentina anserina chromosome 3, drPotAnse1.1, whole genome shotgun sequence genome includes a region encoding these proteins:
- the LOC126786630 gene encoding choline transporter protein 1 has product MRGPLGAVIGRYPSSDGSDQMGSIIRHNRKCRDLVFLVIFIAFWVAMIVNSSFGFNQGNPLRLTYGLDYKGNVCGDKHAHPGLQELELKYWLNPNQVYLSGLKDNQFKLEDARSICLLDCPTPSDDTLNWVCDYPDGDIRLSTNDWIERNYDYFEFLTPEMRNASLQLQGPCYPVIFPSVNVYWTCQFIARPSNSSLKHWQQMGGVNINEDIVIDKSIHKSINSRSAVLKRYMADIGKSWPVLLVCGGILPLALSVIWLLLIRYFVAAMPWITVVLFNILIISVTMFYYLKAGWIGNDAISPIIGEHDPYIRIIGRELHHLRAVAVLMTFIMVVSVLTSIAIVRRILMATSVLKATAKVIGEAQALIIFPIIPYTILGVFYMIWFSAAFHLFSSGQVVQNSCSSNCCAYNLASKQVNCDRCCGYSIHYTPHIGIAIFFHLFGCYWATQFFKAASSTVIAGSVASYYWACGETSGDIPFLPVFSSLKRLMRYSLGSVALGSLIVSFVESIRFMLESIRRRLKVSGTTPNNWFGKAAFHTARFSLSCIEWTIKSVNRNAYIMIAITGKSFCKSSAVATDLIISNILRIGRVNVIGDMILFLGKLCVSLFTALFAFLMLDTHRYKSAHNKISSPLFPVLVCWGLGYVVATLFFSVVEMSIDTIILSFCQDSEEHQGTAQYAPPLLIETLNDQNEMQRLTQGPDDIP; this is encoded by the exons GCTCACTTATGGACTGGACTACAAAGGAAATGTGTGCGGTGACAAGCATGCACATCCAGGTCTTCAGGAACTGGAACTCAAATACTGGTTAAACCCAAACCAAGTATACTTGAGTGGTCTAAAAGACAATCAATTCAAGTTGGAAGATGCCCGGAGTATATGCCTATTGGATTGCCCCACCCCTTCTGACGATACACTGAATTGGGTGTGTGATTACCCTGACGGAGACATACGTCTCTCAACGAATGATTGGATTGAACGGAACTATGATTATTTTGAGTTCCTTACACCTGAAATGCGAAATGCCTCTCTTCAACTTCAGGGTCCTTGTTACCCTGTCATATTTCCAAGTGTAAACG TCTATTGGACCTGCCAATTTATCGCTCGTCCATCAAACAGTTCATTGAAGCATTGGCAGCAAATGGGTGGAGTGAATATTAATGAGGACATTGTTATTGACAAATCTATTCACAAGTCCATCAATTCTCGGTCAGCTGTCTTGAAG AGATACATGGCTGATATTGGAAAGTCATGGCCAGTGCTGCTTGTTTGTGGAGGAATTTTGCCACTGGCTTTGTCAGTGATTTGGCTGCTTCTGATTCGTTATTTTGTTGCTGCCATGCCTTGGATAACAGTGGTGCTCTTCAATATACTCATAATATCAGTCACAATGTTTTACTACTTGAAAG CTGGATGGATAGGAAATGATGCCATCTCCCCAATCATTGGTGAGCACGATCCGTACATTCGCATAATTGGAAGG GAGTTACATCATCTCCGTGCTGTTGCAGTTCTCATGACCTTTATTATGGTTGTTTCTGTTCTTACATCAATTGCTATAGTCCGCCGCATCCTTATGGCAACATCTGTCCTTAAGGCAA CTGCCAAGGTCATAGGAGAAGCTCAAGCACTGATTATATTCCCTATCATTCCATATACCATCCTTGGAGTTTTTTACATGATATGGTTTTCAGCTGCTTTTCACCTGTTCAGTTCTGGTCAAGTAGTCCAGAATAGCTGCAGCTCAAACTGCTGTGCCTACAATCTTGCATCAAAACAAGTTAACTGTGATCGTTGTTGCGGTTATAGCATTCATTACACCCCTCATATAGGGATTGCCATCTTTTTCCACTTATTTGGGTGTTACTGGGCTACACAGTTTTTCAAAGCAGCTTCTTCAACTGTTATTGCTGGTTCTGTGGCTTCATATTATTGGGCTTGTGGTGAAACATCA GGTGATATTCCATTTCTTCCGGTTTTTTCCTCTCTGAAACGTCTGATGCGCTATAGCCTTGGGTCGGTTGCTCTTGGCTCCTTGATTGTATCGTTTGTGGAATCAATAAGGTTTATGCTCGAGTCAATTCGTCGCCGATTGAAAGTTTCTGGTACCACGCCTAATAACTGGTTCGGAAAGGCTGCCTTCCATACTGCCAGGTTTTCCCTGAGCTGTATTGAGTGGACAATCAAGTCAGTTAATCGCAATGCCTACATTATG ATTGCTATAACAGGTAAAAGCTTCTGCAAGTCTTCTGCAGTTGCTACAGATCTGATCATCAGTAACATCCTTCGGATAGGGAGGGTGAACGTGATTGGAGACATGATACTATTCCTTGGCAAATTGTGCGTCAGCCTATTTACTGCCCTCTTTGCTTTTCTTATGTTGGATACCCACAGATACAAATCTGCGCATAACAAGATCTCTTCTCCACTATTTCCAGTGTTG GTCTGCTGGGGCCTTGGTTATGTGGTTGCTacacttttcttttctgtgGTGGAGATGTCAATCGATACCATCATTCTTTCGTTCTGCCAGGATTCCGAAGAGCACCAAGGGACTGCCCAGTATGCTCCTCCACTTCTCATTGAAACTCTAAATGACCAAAATGAGATGCAGAGACTTACACAAGGACCCGACGACATACCCTAG